The region ctctctccactagacCATTTATGATTAGCTATTATTTACAAAAACAACTTGGGTATATAAACAGAACTAGCTGAAGATAGTTTAGaaaacaaattaattaaaatgggaTGGGCTACTGCTATTGGACCACTTATCTAAATGATGGAGGAATATAAAACACAACCatagccgcctggctgttggtttttcaaaagaaaaattaATTGGTAGAGATAAACATGAATATGTTACTATTACCCATATACCAAAGTTAATGACCAACTGTAAGGGAAACTAAATGGTCACTTAAATGGGATTTAATGGTTTGTTGAAGAAAGAacaaataataaataaaaaacgAAAAGAAAAAGTGAGGACGCCGATGAGAGTCCCAGAACTCAGTCATTTTCCTCCCAAATTTCGTTCTCAGAATCTCTCTATCTCACCCCTCATCGTCCTCGCTCTCACAACACTCTCTCAATCTCCCAATCGCATCCTCAAACTCACAACGCTCTCTCAATCTCCCAATCGCATCCTCAAACTCACAACGCTCTCTCAATCTCCCAATCGCATCCTCAAACTTCCAACGCTCTCTCAATCTCCCAATCGCATCCTCAAACTCCCAATCACTCGCATCAATCTCTCCATCATTCGCTCGTCCTCAACCTTCCTCAAACTTCACTCTACATGCAAACAGAGACAAAGGTTTTAACGAGATTTAAACAGGATAAAACTCACCTTCGGCGAGGATTCCTGCGGTGGCGGTGAGCTTGCAAGCTTCTGATTTATCGTCTCTCTTCTGGGTTTTTGATTTTGGGATTAGGGTTTCTTCTTCTCTTGAAATTGCGGTCGCCTCCGAATTTTAGGGTCCTTCTTCCGTCTCTCCTTCGCCTCTATTTATCTCCACAGCTTTAGGGTTTCGGATGGGTATCCAGAGATTCAAAAAAGAAACTTCCTGGAAGTGCTTTTAGGTGCTCAGAATCGGATTGCCTTCTTTGATGCTTGGACTTGGAAAAAGTAATCTGAACCTATGCTTTCTCTTTGAATTTTGTCTCAACTCTGTTTTGggtatttttctgaattttctacagCCTTGCTAATTACCTGTATTTTTACTGTAGTGAAAATTCTTGTAACCTGGAGGTTGTGGATGAGGTTGAGGCTCAACATAGGCCTGCTGGTATTGATCTTTGTCCAGGGTATTTGCTGCAAGTCGTTTCACGTTTTGACTTGGCTTGGCAACTGCTGGCTTCTTAGCTGCTGCAGAAAGCTTGAACGAGCCTTTAACCTCAGCAGGCTTTCCAAAAGCAACATTCTTCTTCAAATTTTGGAGCAATAGCTTCTTGAAGTTTCCAGGAAGCTGTTTCTGTTTCTCTTTAATGAATTTCACAATCGCGTATTGGCTCGAACCGTTCTTCTCCTTCAACGACACTATTGCATCCTTAATCGTCTCTTTGTAAGTAGGATGGGAAACAAGGTTTCGTGGTTTGGAATCTTTCTTAGGTTCGGTTTCCTTGACTTTTGACAACACTTTGAAGATATACCATCTGATGCTGTTTGCTTATGAGATTTTTATCATGTTCAGGTATACCACCCTCACTAGCGGTAAAATTACCTGCACATTCCAGGCCTTGGGACACAGCGGTCGCAAAGTTTTGGATTCTGTTTGATGCTTAATGCCGGTCATAAACTTGTGACTAGTTTTACAAGGTAATGTTGCAAGACGGAATTTTTAAGTCGACAATGGTATGCGAACAATAGTTATATTATATGCTGCAAACTTGCTTTTTTTTGTGAGTTTTGAAATTTAAACTTGTCCTTCTTTATTGGTTTCAGGTGATACCGTAACTGCAAGTACTTCATCCTGAATGTGGGTGACGGCGACTAAAAAAATGACTGAGCCTATTGAAATGCATCAAGACCCCTGTAGAGAAAGGAACAATTCTCCTCCTGAAGAGCTCTGCAATATGTGAGTAAGCTTTGAGTTTCTGCAAGGGATATAGGCCGCTTTGGAAGCAAGTGCAGAAATAACATCGCCGAGCACTAAAAGAGACTTGTTAATAAATTGCGATTCCTTC is a window of Lathyrus oleraceus cultivar Zhongwan6 chromosome 6, CAAS_Psat_ZW6_1.0, whole genome shotgun sequence DNA encoding:
- the LOC127095412 gene encoding histone H1 is translated as MKQEHDEPTVYRDEPHTSFDKVEVKKWIDPEASLNEKRRIRWYIFKVLSKVKETEPKKDSKPRNLVSHPTYKETIKDAIVSLKEKNGSSQYAIVKFIKEKQKQLPGNFKKLLLQNLKKNVAFGKPAEVKGSFKLSAAAKKPAVAKPSQNVKRLAANTLDKDQYQQAYVEPQPHPQPPGYKNFHYSKNTGN